The Cervus canadensis isolate Bull #8, Minnesota chromosome 9, ASM1932006v1, whole genome shotgun sequence genome contains a region encoding:
- the THSD1 gene encoding thrombospondin type-1 domain-containing protein 1 isoform X1 has product MKQTLKDFSNLLLVVLCDYVLGEAEYLVLGEPGHVALSNSTVTVDFHGASGTLRNVSVLLVEASSNRTLTTKYVLTNQSQETLEFECFYFKEAGDYWFVMTQEVTNSSPPAPPRERSAFLRVEWPVFRVDLSRTSKAAEGTFQVGLFTSQPLCPFPGDKPDILLDVTFTNSLPEARAGQAPPLEIRASKRVELAQGQWVEFDCAPVGPEAYVTVTVVLKLLGRDLVITSTGPIDLAQKFGYKLVMEPELTCEAGVEVTVLPPPCVFVQGVIAVFKEAPRLPGERTNRLAENSLALGERRTVFNCTLFDMGRNKYCFDLGVSSRSQFSAKEKECMLIRRSIETWGLWQPWSQCSASCGDGVRERRRVCLTASPSRPGCPGMSSETSPCSLEDCAAFQPSSPSPLQPQAPVKSNNVVTVTGISLCLFIIVATVLITLWRKLGRAPKCSTPARHNSLHGPGCRKNSDEENICELSEPRGSFSDAGDGPAGSPGDPGIPLTYRRSVPAPPDDEASGSESFQANAQKIIPPLFSYRLAQQQLKEMKKKGLTETTKVYHVSQSPLTDTAIDAAAAVAAAASPGGPESPEEATAGKFRIKSPFLEQPPAVGAGDRPPSRLDHPLSAASCAVSPSQTLLRKSQVRSHPRGSHFRRTASFHEARQARPFRERSLSTLTPRPTPAHGPRARTWDQAGERGRPPSRGATLFPEKRDHGSGAAGASGPLSPLPKPHSLGPPPRKPDLGDRQAGFVGAGERPEPPRARRGPSPSHRSVSRKQPSPPAPKDGYQRVSPLSPSQGRKDKCQSFPAHPEFAFYDNTSFGLTEAEQRMLDLPGYFGSNEEDETTSTLSVEKLVI; this is encoded by the exons TTCTGGGAGAGGCTGAGTATCTCGTGCTGGGGGAGCCGGGCCATGTAGCGCTAAGCAACAGCACGGTGACCGTGGATTTCCATGGCGCCAGCGGGACGCTGAGGAATGTCTCTGTGCTGCTGGTGGAGGCCAGCTCCAACCGGACTCTTACCACCAAATACGTCCTCACCAACCAGTCCCAGGAGACCCTCGAGTTTGAATGCTTCTACTTCAAGGAGGCCGGCGACTACTGGTTCGTGATGACCCAGGAAGTGACAAACAGCAGCCCCCCGGCCCCCCCGAGGGAGAGGAGCGCCTTTCTCAGGGTGGAATGGCCCGTCTTCCGCGTTGACCTGAGCAGGACGTCCAAGGCAGCCGAAGGCACCTTCCAGGTGGGCCTTTTCACCAGTCAGCCGCTGTGCCCGTTCCCCGGGGACAAGCCTGACATCTTGCTGGACGTCACTTTCACCAACAGCCTCCCGGAGGCGAGGGCAGGTCAGGCCCCGCCGCTGGAGATTAGGGCCAGCAAGCGGGTGGAGCTCGCTCAAGGCCAGTGGGTTGAGTTCGACTGCGCCCCCGTGGGGCCGGAAGCCTACGTCACGGTCACCGTGGTGCTGAAGCTGCTGGGCCGAGACTTGGTCATCACGTCCACAGGCCCCATTGACCTGGCCCAGAAATTTGGGTACAAACTGGTGATGGAGCCGGAGCTCACCTGCGAGGCTGGGGTGGAGGTCACGGTGCTGCCCCCGCCGTGCGTCTTTGTCCAGGGGGTGATCGCCGTCTTCAAGGAAGCCCCCAGACTCCCAGGGGAGAGGACCAATCGGCTGGCTGAAAACAGCCTGGCCTTGGGAGAGAGGAGAACAGTATTCAACTGCACTTTGTTTGACATGGGGAGGAATAAATACTGCTTTGACTTGGGCGTTTCAAGCCGAAGCCAGTTTTCTGCAAAGGAGAAGGAGTGCATGCTAATTCGGAGAAGTATAG AAACTTGGGGGCTGTGGCAGCCGTGGAGCCAGTGTAGCGCCTCGTGCGGGGACGGTGTCAGAGAGCGTCGCCGCGTGTGCCTGACCGCCTCCCCCTCCCGACCTGGCTGCCCCGGAATGTCCTCGGAGACCTCCCCGTGTTCCCTGGAGGACTGTGCTG ctttcCAACCATCCAGCCCATCTCCTCTCCAGCCCCAGGCTCCCGTGAAGTCCAACAACGTCGTGACGGTCACCGGCATATCTCTGTGCCTGTTCATCATCGTGGCCACCGTGCTCATCACGCTGTGGCGGAAGCTGGGCCGCGCGCCCAAGTGCAGCACCCCCGCCCGCCACAACTCGCTGCACGGGCCGGGCTGCCGGAAGAACTCCGACGAGGAGAACATCTGTGAGCTGAGCGAGCCGCGCGGCAGCTTCTCGGATGCGGGTGACGGGCCGGCGGGGAGCCCCGGGGACCCAGGCATCCCACTGACCTACCGGCGGAGCGTGCCGGCGCCTCCCGACGACGAGGCCTCGGGGAGCGAGAGCTTCCAGGCCAACGCCCAGAAGATCATCCCGCCCCTGTTCAGCTACCGCCTGGCCCAGCAGCAGCTGAAGGAGATGAAGAAGAAAGGCCTGACGGAGACCACCAAGGTGTATCACGTGTCTCAGAGCCCCCTGACGGACACGGCCATCGATGCCGCCGCCGCCGTCGCAGCAGCAGCGTCCCCCGGAGGGCCTGAGAGCCCCGAGGAAGCCACGGCCGGCAAGTTCCGGATCAAATCCCCGTTCCTGGAGCAGCCCCCTGCGGTGGGCGCCGGAGACAGGCCCCCCTCCCGGCTGGACCACCCGCTCTCGGCGGCCAGCTGCGCGGTCAGCCCCAGCCAGACCCTCCTCCGCAAGTCGCAGGTGAGGAGCCACCCCCGGGGGTCCCACTTCCGCAGGACGGCGAGCTTTCACGAGGCCAGGCAGGCCCGGCCGTTCCGGGAGAGGAGCCTGTCCACGCTGACCCCTCGGCCGACTCCCGCCCACGGCCCCAGGGCCCGGACCTGGGACCAGGCCGGAGAACGAGGCCGGCCTCCGAGTCGAGGTGCTACCCTGTTCCCGGAGAAACGGGACCATGGCTCAGGGGCAGCGGGGGCCAGTGGTCCTTTAAGCCCTCTCCCCAAACCCCACTCCCTGGGGCCGCCCCCAAGGAAACCGGACCTGGGGGATCGCCAGGCCGGATTCGTGGGGGCAGGTGAGAGACCCGAGCCTCCCCGGGCTCGGAGGGGGCCGTCCCCCAGTCACAGGAGTGTCTCAAGGAAGCAGCCTTCCCCCCCGGCGCCCAAAGATGGTTACCAGAGGGTCAGCCCGCTGAGTCCTTCTCAGGGCAGAAAAGACAAGTGTCAGAGCTTCCCCGCCCACCCGGAGTTCGCCTTCTACGACAATACATCCTTCGGCCTCACCGAGGCAGAGCAACGGATGCTGGATCTGCCGGGATACTTTGGGTCAAATGAAGAGGATGAAACCACAAGTACGCTGAGTGTGGAAAAGCTGGTTATCTAG
- the THSD1 gene encoding thrombospondin type-1 domain-containing protein 1 isoform X2: MKQTLKDFSNLLLVVLCDYVLGEAEYLVLGEPGHVALSNSTVTVDFHGASGTLRNVSVLLVEASSNRTLTTKYVLTNQSQETLEFECFYFKEAGDYWFVMTQEVTNSSPPAPPRERSAFLRVEWPVFRVDLSRTSKAAEGTFQVGLFTSQPLCPFPGDKPDILLDVTFTNSLPEARAGQAPPLEIRASKRVELAQGQWVEFDCAPVGPEAYVTVTVVLKLLGRDLVITSTGPIDLAQKFGYKLVMEPELTCEAGVEVTVLPPPCVFVQGVIAVFKEAPRLPGERTNRLAENSLALGERRTVFNCTLFDMGRNKYCFDLGVSSRSQFSAKEKECMLIRRSIAFQPSSPSPLQPQAPVKSNNVVTVTGISLCLFIIVATVLITLWRKLGRAPKCSTPARHNSLHGPGCRKNSDEENICELSEPRGSFSDAGDGPAGSPGDPGIPLTYRRSVPAPPDDEASGSESFQANAQKIIPPLFSYRLAQQQLKEMKKKGLTETTKVYHVSQSPLTDTAIDAAAAVAAAASPGGPESPEEATAGKFRIKSPFLEQPPAVGAGDRPPSRLDHPLSAASCAVSPSQTLLRKSQVRSHPRGSHFRRTASFHEARQARPFRERSLSTLTPRPTPAHGPRARTWDQAGERGRPPSRGATLFPEKRDHGSGAAGASGPLSPLPKPHSLGPPPRKPDLGDRQAGFVGAGERPEPPRARRGPSPSHRSVSRKQPSPPAPKDGYQRVSPLSPSQGRKDKCQSFPAHPEFAFYDNTSFGLTEAEQRMLDLPGYFGSNEEDETTSTLSVEKLVI, translated from the exons TTCTGGGAGAGGCTGAGTATCTCGTGCTGGGGGAGCCGGGCCATGTAGCGCTAAGCAACAGCACGGTGACCGTGGATTTCCATGGCGCCAGCGGGACGCTGAGGAATGTCTCTGTGCTGCTGGTGGAGGCCAGCTCCAACCGGACTCTTACCACCAAATACGTCCTCACCAACCAGTCCCAGGAGACCCTCGAGTTTGAATGCTTCTACTTCAAGGAGGCCGGCGACTACTGGTTCGTGATGACCCAGGAAGTGACAAACAGCAGCCCCCCGGCCCCCCCGAGGGAGAGGAGCGCCTTTCTCAGGGTGGAATGGCCCGTCTTCCGCGTTGACCTGAGCAGGACGTCCAAGGCAGCCGAAGGCACCTTCCAGGTGGGCCTTTTCACCAGTCAGCCGCTGTGCCCGTTCCCCGGGGACAAGCCTGACATCTTGCTGGACGTCACTTTCACCAACAGCCTCCCGGAGGCGAGGGCAGGTCAGGCCCCGCCGCTGGAGATTAGGGCCAGCAAGCGGGTGGAGCTCGCTCAAGGCCAGTGGGTTGAGTTCGACTGCGCCCCCGTGGGGCCGGAAGCCTACGTCACGGTCACCGTGGTGCTGAAGCTGCTGGGCCGAGACTTGGTCATCACGTCCACAGGCCCCATTGACCTGGCCCAGAAATTTGGGTACAAACTGGTGATGGAGCCGGAGCTCACCTGCGAGGCTGGGGTGGAGGTCACGGTGCTGCCCCCGCCGTGCGTCTTTGTCCAGGGGGTGATCGCCGTCTTCAAGGAAGCCCCCAGACTCCCAGGGGAGAGGACCAATCGGCTGGCTGAAAACAGCCTGGCCTTGGGAGAGAGGAGAACAGTATTCAACTGCACTTTGTTTGACATGGGGAGGAATAAATACTGCTTTGACTTGGGCGTTTCAAGCCGAAGCCAGTTTTCTGCAAAGGAGAAGGAGTGCATGCTAATTCGGAGAAGTATAG ctttcCAACCATCCAGCCCATCTCCTCTCCAGCCCCAGGCTCCCGTGAAGTCCAACAACGTCGTGACGGTCACCGGCATATCTCTGTGCCTGTTCATCATCGTGGCCACCGTGCTCATCACGCTGTGGCGGAAGCTGGGCCGCGCGCCCAAGTGCAGCACCCCCGCCCGCCACAACTCGCTGCACGGGCCGGGCTGCCGGAAGAACTCCGACGAGGAGAACATCTGTGAGCTGAGCGAGCCGCGCGGCAGCTTCTCGGATGCGGGTGACGGGCCGGCGGGGAGCCCCGGGGACCCAGGCATCCCACTGACCTACCGGCGGAGCGTGCCGGCGCCTCCCGACGACGAGGCCTCGGGGAGCGAGAGCTTCCAGGCCAACGCCCAGAAGATCATCCCGCCCCTGTTCAGCTACCGCCTGGCCCAGCAGCAGCTGAAGGAGATGAAGAAGAAAGGCCTGACGGAGACCACCAAGGTGTATCACGTGTCTCAGAGCCCCCTGACGGACACGGCCATCGATGCCGCCGCCGCCGTCGCAGCAGCAGCGTCCCCCGGAGGGCCTGAGAGCCCCGAGGAAGCCACGGCCGGCAAGTTCCGGATCAAATCCCCGTTCCTGGAGCAGCCCCCTGCGGTGGGCGCCGGAGACAGGCCCCCCTCCCGGCTGGACCACCCGCTCTCGGCGGCCAGCTGCGCGGTCAGCCCCAGCCAGACCCTCCTCCGCAAGTCGCAGGTGAGGAGCCACCCCCGGGGGTCCCACTTCCGCAGGACGGCGAGCTTTCACGAGGCCAGGCAGGCCCGGCCGTTCCGGGAGAGGAGCCTGTCCACGCTGACCCCTCGGCCGACTCCCGCCCACGGCCCCAGGGCCCGGACCTGGGACCAGGCCGGAGAACGAGGCCGGCCTCCGAGTCGAGGTGCTACCCTGTTCCCGGAGAAACGGGACCATGGCTCAGGGGCAGCGGGGGCCAGTGGTCCTTTAAGCCCTCTCCCCAAACCCCACTCCCTGGGGCCGCCCCCAAGGAAACCGGACCTGGGGGATCGCCAGGCCGGATTCGTGGGGGCAGGTGAGAGACCCGAGCCTCCCCGGGCTCGGAGGGGGCCGTCCCCCAGTCACAGGAGTGTCTCAAGGAAGCAGCCTTCCCCCCCGGCGCCCAAAGATGGTTACCAGAGGGTCAGCCCGCTGAGTCCTTCTCAGGGCAGAAAAGACAAGTGTCAGAGCTTCCCCGCCCACCCGGAGTTCGCCTTCTACGACAATACATCCTTCGGCCTCACCGAGGCAGAGCAACGGATGCTGGATCTGCCGGGATACTTTGGGTCAAATGAAGAGGATGAAACCACAAGTACGCTGAGTGTGGAAAAGCTGGTTATCTAG